One Mycobacterium kubicae genomic window carries:
- the hadC gene encoding (3R)-hydroxyacyl-ACP dehydratase subunit HadC, with product MALKTDIRGMVWRYPDYFLVGREELRRFAQSIKCDHPAFYEEDAAAELGYDAIVAPMTFVTILAKLVQLDFFRNVDVGMETMQIVQVDQRFLFHKPVLAGDKLWARMDIHSVTERFGADIVVTKNICHDDNGELVLEAYTTLMGQQGEESARLKWDMDSGQVVRTS from the coding sequence GGACTATTTCCTGGTGGGTCGTGAGGAGCTGCGCAGGTTTGCGCAATCCATCAAGTGCGACCATCCCGCGTTCTACGAAGAAGATGCCGCAGCCGAACTGGGCTACGACGCGATTGTTGCGCCGATGACCTTTGTGACGATTCTGGCCAAGCTCGTGCAGCTCGACTTCTTCCGCAATGTCGATGTGGGCATGGAAACCATGCAAATCGTCCAGGTTGACCAACGGTTCCTCTTCCACAAGCCGGTGTTGGCCGGTGACAAACTGTGGGCCCGAATGGACATTCATTCGGTCACCGAGCGGTTCGGCGCCGACATCGTCGTGACGAAGAACATCTGCCACGACGACAACGGTGAGTTGGTGCTGGAGGCCTACACCACGCTGATGGGTCAGCAGGGCGAAGAGTCCGCCCGGCTCAAATGGGACATGGATTCCGGCCAGGTCGTCCGAACCTCGTAA